The Pseudomonadota bacterium genomic interval ATGCGCAGTTTCAGCAGGGGGATGCCCTGGTATTCGGCAGTGAAACTAAGGGGCTTGGGCCGCAGCTTTTGGCTAACTTTTCCCCTGAACAGATCCTTAGGATCCCGATTATCTCTACTCACGTACGCAGCCTTAATCTTAGTAATGCGGTCTCAATCGCCCTTTATGAGGCGCGGCGGCAGCTCAAACTAGACACCTAACCTACTGATTAGACTGATATCCGTTGCTTCATAGCGTATTAAAAAATGTGCGCTACGGATCCTTGAGGTGCGAGTTAATTGTGCCGAATTACCCCTTGAGTGACTTTGTGCTGGGAGGATAACCAATGAGGCGATCGCCTAACGAGGTGGAGCGGCTGGCTCGCTTACGTGAATTAGAGATCCTTGATACGGCTCCAGAGGAGGCGTTCGATCAGATCGTCTCTATAGCCTCCCAGATCTGCGAGGCCCCGGCTGCGTTTATCTCGCTCCTGGATACAGAGCGAGAATGGTTCAAGGCACGTTTGGGAACGGATCTTACCTCGATTGATCGTACGCTATCGCTCTGCTCTGAAACGGTCCTCTCCGACTCCCCCCTTATCATTAACGATCTCTCCCAAGACCCCCGTTTTTCTAACAACCCGCTCGTTATAAACGCTCCAAACATGCGCTTCTATGCTGGGGTTCCCCTGATAACCAACGATAAGCTCGTGCTTGGCGCCCTCTGTATATTAGATAAGACACCTCGCCAGCTATCCCTCAGTCAGCAGCAAGCGCTGCAAGCCCTTGCGCATCAGGTGGTTTTACAGATTGAACTGCGACATAAATTACTAAAGGTTCAATCAACTATCGATTCGCTCGGAGAGAGTGAACGCCGCTTTCGCGTTATAGCCGATGCCTCCCCCGTGTTGCTTTGGATCTCAGACCAGGCTGGCAACAGAACCTTCTTTAACACTGCGTGGCGCGAGTTTACAGGATTAAGTCGTGAGGATAGCCTCGCCGATAGTTGGGAAGCAGCACTTCATCCTGATGACAGAGAGGTTTATCACCAACGGTGGCATGCAGCGGCCTTACAGGGAGCGCGCTTTCAACGTGAGTTCCGGTTACGGCATTCAAGCGGTACCTATCGTTGGGTGCTTGAACAGGCTATGCCCCTCTTCTCATCAACTGGACGGCTTGAGGCCTACGTCTCGTCCTGCGTTGATCTGAGCAGCCGCAATACAGATGAGCTTCAATACCAAAATAACGAAGCGCGGTTCAGAGCCATTAGCGAGGCGGCTCCACTAGGTATCTTTGTTACCGATTCAGATGGCAACTATATCTATACAAACAATCAATTTCAGAACATCTCTGGCCAGAGCTCTGAAGAGAGCTTCGGCTCGGGATGGTTGCGCGCTATTCCGCTGGAGGACCGAGAGCGGGTCGCATCAAGTTGGTATGCGGCCACTAAAACGGCAACTCCCTTTGAAGAGACCCACCGCTATCAGCGTCACGATGGAAGTATCGCCTGGTGTACTGTTAAAGCTGCTACCATAAACTCAACCGATACAGTCAGTGGCTGGGTGGGGACGGTAGATGATATTACAGAGCGAAGAGAGGTAAACGAGGAGCTGATCGCAGCAAAACGGGCAGCTGAGACAGCCACGCACGCCAAGAGTCAGTTTCTCGCTAATATGAGCCACGAGATCCGAACACCCCTGACCGCCATTATTGGCTTTGCAGAGTTCCTGCGCGACGATACGAAACATACCCCCGAGCAATTTCACACACTCGATATTATCCTTAGTAACAGCAAGCATCTCCTTAACGTCATCAACGAGATCCTAGATCTCTCTAAGATTGACGCAGGAGCTCTTACTATTGAAAAAACCTCCTTCAATCTTGTGCGCTTGGTCGAAGAGGTTCGTACCATGTTCGCCCCCCGTATCGCCGATAAGGCGCTCTCTTTTGTGGTGCACTATGAGTGGCCCCTACCAGCACACATAACGACCGATCCACTTCGACTAAAGCAGGTGCTGATTAACCTCTTAAGCAACGCCATCAAATTTACACTTAAGGGATCGATTGAATTGCATGTTGGTTTTAATTTGCAAACAGCTGCAATCTCTTTCAGCATTAAGGATTCCGGTATCGGCATCTCAATGCAGCAGATCTCATCACTCTTTCAGCCATTTTGCCAAGCAAACGAATCAATCACACGTCAATACGGT includes:
- a CDS encoding PAS domain S-box protein, with translation MRRSPNEVERLARLRELEILDTAPEEAFDQIVSIASQICEAPAAFISLLDTEREWFKARLGTDLTSIDRTLSLCSETVLSDSPLIINDLSQDPRFSNNPLVINAPNMRFYAGVPLITNDKLVLGALCILDKTPRQLSLSQQQALQALAHQVVLQIELRHKLLKVQSTIDSLGESERRFRVIADASPVLLWISDQAGNRTFFNTAWREFTGLSREDSLADSWEAALHPDDREVYHQRWHAAALQGARFQREFRLRHSSGTYRWVLEQAMPLFSSTGRLEAYVSSCVDLSSRNTDELQYQNNEARFRAISEAAPLGIFVTDSDGNYIYTNNQFQNISGQSSEESFGSGWLRAIPLEDRERVASSWYAATKTATPFEETHRYQRHDGSIAWCTVKAATINSTDTVSGWVGTVDDITERREVNEELIAAKRAAETATHAKSQFLANMSHEIRTPLTAIIGFAEFLRDDTKHTPEQFHTLDIILSNSKHLLNVINEILDLSKIDAGALTIEKTSFNLVRLVEEVRTMFAPRIADKALSFVVHYEWPLPAHITTDPLRLKQVLINLLSNAIKFTLKGSIELHVGFNLQTAAISFSIKDSGIGISMQQISSLFQPFCQANESITRQYGGTGLGLSISQRLINALGGEITVTSTIGAGSQFNFWISSSIDQAEALIRALPEEHPEVHATKLPQKFSGRVLFADDALDNRRLVHHLLEKAGVDPTLVEDGEQAIESALAQPFDLILLDVQMPKVDGLSAARAIRQAGIKTPIVALSAGAMTSDVLKAIDAGCVMHLSKPFSKSSFLEMLNRFLNSPVPVEPLGVPIISSRISSDPDMLEIILEFVEHLSPCIEELSKTVELGDRKKTGVLAHRLRGSAGLYGYKELAAACARLEEFSKDSTAQNIEPFLEEICSIVKRIEAGRLTTPFLFDQLGALSALP